The following proteins come from a genomic window of Lolium rigidum isolate FL_2022 chromosome 5, APGP_CSIRO_Lrig_0.1, whole genome shotgun sequence:
- the LOC124657264 gene encoding aspartic proteinase nepenthesin-1-like, which translates to MATLLSILLAASVAGSVAQSPSGYRSALTHVDSKGGFTKTELLHRAAHRSRLRAATMLSGYSTTSSNSTSRPRLQSGQAEYLMNLAIGTPPVPFAALADTGSDLIWTQCQPCKLCFPQDTPIYKTSASTSFSPEPCSSAMCQSLQSDNNCTLNSQCMYYYDYADGAYSAGVLGRETLTLGTTASAVSASDVAFGCGSDNGGDSFNSTGTVGLSRGPLSLVAQLGFGKFSYCLTDFFLPSLSSPVLFGSLAELEPRGGDTMQTTPLVQNMAYPSWYYISLEGISLGDTRLPIPEQAFQLRNDGTGGMVVDSGTTFTILEGSAFMVVLDHVAEVLGHPAVNSSSFEIPCFPAPSGQRQLPPMPDMVMHFAGGADMRLHRDNYMSFDEEGSSFCLNMLGDDATLSGSVLGNFQQQNIQMLFDITVGQLSFAPADCSIL; encoded by the coding sequence ATGGCTACCTTGCTGAGCATACTTCTTGCTGCCTCCGTGGCTGGCTCGGTGGCACAATCGCCGTCCGGCTATCGCTCGGCGCTGACCCACGTGGACTCGAAAGGTGGCTTTACCAAGACAGAGCTGCTGCACCGAGCAGCGCATCGGAGCCGCCTCCGAGCAGCGACGATGCTATCGGGTTATTCCACCACCTCTTCCAACTCGACCTCCCGGCCAAGGCTGCAGTCGGGCCAAGCCGAGTACCTGATGAACCTCGCCATCGGGACGCCGCCGGTTCCGTTCGCCGCCCTTGCGGACACCGGCAGCGACCTCATCTGGACGCAGTGCCAGCCATGCAAGCTCTGCTTCCCGCAGGACACGCCCATCTACAAAACCTCCGCCTCGACCAGCTTCTCCCCGGAGCCTTGCTCCAGCGCCATGTGCCAGAGCCTGCAGAGCGACAACAATTGCACCCTCAACTCGCAGTGCATGTACTACTACGATTACGCCGACGGCGCCTACTCCGCGGGCGTCTTGGGGAGGGAGACCCTCACGTTGGGCACTACTGCGTCGGCCGTCTCTGCCAGCGACGTCGCGTTCGGTTGCGGCAGCGACAATGGCGGCGACTCGTTCAACTCCACGGGGACGGTCGGGCTCAGCCGCGGGCCGCTGTCGCTTGTGGCGCAACTAGGGTTCGGGAAGTTCTCATACTGCCTCACCGACTTCTTCCTGCCCAGCCTGAGCAGTCCAGTCCTGTTTGGCTCCCTCGCCGAGCTGGAACCTAGAGGAGGCGACACCATGCAGACGACGCCACTGGTGCAGAACATGGCGTACCCGTCATGGTACTATATCTCCCTCGAGGGCATATCTCTCGGCGACACTCGCCTGCCGATTCCAGAGCAGGCTTTCCAGCTGCGCAACGACGGCACTGGAGGGATGGTCGTGGACTCAGGCACCACCTTCACTATCCTGGAGGGAAGCGCTTTCATGGTGGTCTTGGATCATGTGGCCGAGGTGCTCGGTCACCCGGCAGTGAACTCTTCCAGCTTTGAAATCCCTTGCTTCCCGGCTCCAAGCGGCCAGCGGCAGCTTCCACCCATGCCGGACATGGTGATGCACTTCGCCGGGGGCGCGGATATGAGGCTACACAGAGATAACTACATGTCATTTGACGAAGAGGGGTCGTCGTTCTGTCTAAACATGCTCGGTGATGATGCGACATTGTCGGGTTCAGTCCTCGGTAATTTCCAGCAGCAGAATATACAAATGCTGTTTGATATCACCGTTGGGCAATTATCATTTGCGCCAGCTGATTGCAGCATACTCTGA